One window of the Rhodococcus sovatensis genome contains the following:
- the tig gene encoding trigger factor — MKSTVEQLSPTRVRINVEVPFEELKPDFDRAYKALAQQIRLPGFRPGKAPAKLLEARVGRGAVLEQVVNDALPTRYSEAVSNEKIKVIGQPDIEITKIEDGEELTFTAEVDIRPEIALPDYSTIDVTVDPLEITDEAVDEQLQSLRQRFGTLTGVDRPVQDGDFVSIDLSATVDGETVEEASANGLSHEVGSGQLIEGLDDAIVGVSVDESKDFTSTLVAGEFAGKEAVVTVKVVSVKERELPEADDEFAQLASEFDTIDELLADLKTRVERVKKVEQAGQIRDKVLETLLETLEIPAPEAVVKAEVDSQIHEAIHGLDHDEAKLAELLESQGSSREEFDKDIKDTAEKSVRTQLLLDAIAEAEGTQVGQDELTERIIFQAQRYGISPEEFIQQVQQANQLGAVFADVRRGKALASVVDRVNVTDSTGAAVDTSELFGSPSDTEEPAAGDSAEGEQEK; from the coding sequence GTGAAGAGCACCGTCGAGCAGCTCAGCCCGACGCGAGTCCGTATCAACGTTGAGGTGCCCTTCGAGGAGCTCAAGCCTGATTTCGACCGCGCCTACAAGGCACTCGCGCAGCAGATCCGTCTGCCTGGCTTCCGTCCGGGCAAGGCACCGGCCAAGCTACTGGAGGCCCGCGTCGGACGCGGCGCCGTGCTCGAGCAGGTCGTCAACGATGCCCTTCCCACGCGCTACTCCGAGGCTGTCTCCAACGAGAAGATCAAGGTAATCGGCCAGCCCGACATCGAGATCACCAAGATCGAGGACGGCGAAGAACTCACGTTCACCGCCGAGGTCGACATTCGCCCCGAGATCGCGCTTCCCGACTACTCGACCATCGACGTCACCGTCGATCCGCTCGAGATCACCGACGAAGCAGTGGACGAGCAGCTTCAGTCCCTGCGTCAGCGGTTCGGGACCCTCACCGGTGTCGACCGTCCGGTTCAGGATGGGGACTTCGTATCGATCGATCTGTCCGCCACCGTCGACGGTGAGACCGTCGAGGAAGCGTCCGCAAACGGGCTCTCGCACGAGGTCGGATCGGGTCAGCTCATCGAGGGCCTCGACGACGCCATCGTCGGTGTGTCCGTCGACGAGTCGAAGGACTTCACCTCCACCCTCGTTGCAGGCGAGTTCGCCGGCAAGGAAGCGGTCGTCACCGTCAAGGTCGTCTCCGTGAAAGAGCGCGAGCTGCCCGAGGCCGACGACGAGTTCGCGCAACTTGCAAGCGAGTTCGACACGATCGACGAGCTTCTCGCCGATCTGAAGACCCGCGTCGAGCGTGTGAAGAAGGTCGAGCAGGCCGGTCAGATCCGCGACAAGGTGCTCGAGACCTTGCTCGAGACGCTCGAGATTCCGGCTCCCGAGGCCGTCGTCAAGGCCGAGGTCGACTCGCAGATTCATGAGGCGATTCATGGTCTGGACCACGACGAAGCCAAGCTTGCCGAGTTGCTCGAGTCGCAGGGCTCCAGCCGCGAAGAGTTCGACAAGGACATCAAGGACACGGCAGAGAAGTCGGTACGTACGCAGCTGCTCCTCGACGCTATTGCCGAGGCCGAGGGCACCCAGGTCGGCCAGGACGAGCTCACCGAGCGGATCATCTTCCAGGCACAGCGCTACGGCATCTCGCCGGAAGAGTTCATCCAGCAGGTGCAGCAGGCCAACCAGCTCGGTGCCGTGTTCGCGGACGTGCGTCGCGGCAAGGCTCTTGCCTCGGTC